GAGGTTTCGGGCAACGAGATGAACCACGCTACCATTTTGAACAACATATACAGCTCCTCACAGGGAGTTGCTGGAGGAACATTGGCCAAGCTGGAGGGGCGACACAAGTCGGTTGGAGGTAATGCGCTGCGAGCTGCTGTAATGGGAGCCAACGATGGGTTGGTATCTAACCTTAGCTTGATTATGGGAGTGGCGGGGGCCACCAGTAGCAGCAAGCCGGTGATTATTGCGGGGTTCGCAGGAATGCTTGCCGGTTCTATATCTATGGCGCTTGGTGAATGGCTATCGGTTCAGAGTTCTCGCGAGCTATACATGCGGCAAATTCAGATGGAGCAAACGGAGCTGGAGACTTCACCGCTGGAGGAGATGATGGAACTCTCGCTCATATACCAATCCAAGGGGATCGCTAAGGAAACAGCTGAGGAGATGGCCAAAAAAGTCCTCGAAAACAAGGAGACAGCCGTAGATACTTTGGTTCGTGAGGAGTTAGGAATTGATAAGGAGGAACTTGGTGGTTCGGCCTGGGAGGCTGCCTTTACCTCCTTTTTCCTCTTTACCCTTGGGGCCATTATTCCACTTGCACCGTTTCTTTTTTTAAATGGTTACACAGCTACGTTTACTAGTTTGGGGTTTAGCGTAGTGGGTCTATTTATTCTGGGAGCCGCTATTACGCTCTTCACCGGAAAAAAAATTTTACATTCAGGGTTTCGTCAGATTCTTTTTGGGCTTGGGGCAGCCAT
This Williamwhitmania sp. DNA region includes the following protein-coding sequences:
- a CDS encoding VIT1/CCC1 transporter family protein: EVSGNEMNHATILNNIYSSSQGVAGGTLAKLEGRHKSVGGNALRAAVMGANDGLVSNLSLIMGVAGATSSSKPVIIAGFAGMLAGSISMALGEWLSVQSSRELYMRQIQMEQTELETSPLEEMMELSLIYQSKGIAKETAEEMAKKVLENKETAVDTLVREELGIDKEELGGSAWEAAFTSFFLFTLGAIIPLAPFLFLNGYTATFTSLGFSVVGLFILGAAITLFTGKKILHSGFRQILFGLGAAIITFGIGKLIGVAVMG